The Undibacterium cyanobacteriorum genomic sequence TCGATGCGCTGATTTTTAATCCAGCCGCACTAAACGTACTATTGCCATTGACTGCACTCTGAATCATGCTAGCGAGTTGCGAAGCAGAGTAGGTACCCTCGGTCAGGCTCACCGACGCCATCGTTGAATCGATCGTGAATTTGATTTTAGTGCCGGCTGCAATCGTAGTTGTGCCAGCTGTCAGATCTAGATCACCTGTTAAACTTCCTTGAGTGGCTAGGGTTGTTACATTAATGGCGTACGAGCCTTGAGTGGTATTCGAGGTTGAGCCAGCAAAGCTGACTAAGCTATCTGTCGTTTTGCCTGCAGTAGCGAATAGCCCAGCCACTTCGGAAAAATTGTTGTTAAGCGCGGCGCTTAGTTTTGCCGAATCGAGCGCCATGGTGCCATCTTTTTGAACACTGATTCCAATCGAAGAAAGGGTGGTGAGCCCACCACCAAGACCATTCACGGCTGAATTGAGCACGTTTCTAATTTGGTTTTGTACCCCGAGCGCGCCCGTATCGCCTTGCAAAATACTACCTTTCTTTGCAGCTGCATCGTAGCCGGTAAGTGCTTTGAGGCTTGTTTGTAAATCATTGTAGGCTTTTACAAATCCGTTGACGGAGTTCTGAACGCCAGCAATGTTATTGCTCAGGGAAAGCGTGCTAGAACCTGTCTTCGCTAGATTGATGGTAGTACCTTGGATGACTCCAGTCACTGCATTCGAGGCGCTGGTAACGGCGATGCCATTTGCTGTGAGAGCAGCATTTTGACCTGTCGTTACTTCGGTCAGGTTTTGTGTCCCACTAGGGTCGTAGTTGAGTAGCGATGCAATGCTTGCATCGCCACTAACACTGATCTTGAGGCTAGAAGTAACCCCAGTTTTTGTTGAGCTCAGAACTAGGTGGTAAGGAACAGTTGCACTACCATCACCAACGATCGACGCAGTGACACCTTTACCTGCAGCGTTAATAGCATCCCGTATTCCCTGCAAGGTATTGTTGGTGCTATCGATGGAGATTTCCGCAAGTGCCTGATTCGCATCTTGGGTGAAGGTGGCTCCGGTGTAGACACCAGCACTCGATGTGCCACCGCTAATCGTGCCAAACTGTATGCTGATCGTGGTTGCTGCGCCGCTTCCGATTGGCGTATTCGTCGCTGCTTGACCGGCACTCGAAATAGATTGTGACTGCGCCAGCTTGGTAACGTTGATGTTATAGGTCCCAGGGATAGCAGACGAGGTTGTCGTTGCAGTTAATATCGTGCTATCCGATGAGCTTGCATTGAGATTCTGAAAGCTTGCTAGGTTGTACAGGCCTGGTAAGCTACTCTGAAAAGAACTTAGCGCGCTCGTTAACGTGCCGTAAGCCGTCAACTTTGCTTGATAGCTCGCTTCTTTCTTGGCTAATGTCGTTAAGGGTTGACTCTCAACTTGCATCAACTTGGTGATAAGACCGTTGACGTCGAGATTCGAGCCAATTCCTGTTGATTGAATGCCCACCGTATGCTCCTCGTAGTTGCACGTACTTTACAACAGTAACGGCAGCGGCAAATCAGACTTTAGAAGGCGTTTTACTACTTAATTCAAAAACTTACTGCATAGGCAACTGTAAAAGTAATTCTTTACGCAGTTTGTTTTATTAAGAGCCCTTGAAGCTTGTCGAGTGACTTTGCAATCTCCAACGCTTCTTCACTCGGGATCTGTCGCAAGACTTCTTTAGTTTGTTGATCGACAACTTTAACTACGACGCTACCTTCGCCGCCATCGACACTAAATTCAAGATTCTGGGATGTACTTTGAATTGTTTTGTTGATCGCTTTGACCGCTTCGTTAATTTGTTCAGTCGTATAATTTTTCTGTGCTTCACCGGAGCGACTCACAGGGTTAAATGACTCAGCTGGTGCGGCGTTTTGCGTTGCTGCGACAGCTTGTGGTGCCGGCCGATCACTGGTTTGTGTGACGAGTGATGCAGAACTTGAACCACCGATTGCTTGGATATTCATGATGATCTCCTTAAGCGAAAATGCCCCTGATCAAAAACTGACCAGGGGACTTCTTTTTTTCATCAATGTGATGTTACGGCATCATCATTAATTATCCACGGAGGAGTGCAAGTACACCCTGTGGCAACGAGTTCGCCTGAGCCAAGATCGCAGTACCTGCTTGTTGCAAGACCTGACCACGAGTCAACGCAGCTGTTTCTTGCGCGAAGTCTGCATCACGGATACGGCTACGAGATGCTGTCAAGTTTTCTGCATTGGTCTGGAGGTTCGACACAGCAGAGGAGAAACGATTCTGATATGCGCCCAAGGAAGCTCGAGATGAGTTGATGTTTTGCAAGGCAGCGTCAATCGTCGTCAAGGCCGCGGTTGCCCCGGCAGCGGTCGACAAGTTCAAGGAGGATACACCCGCACCTACCGTGACCGTTGCAGATGAGTAACCACCTGTTAAGTTCGCAGCTGTCAAACCGGTACCAGTTCCGTTAGCTAAGGTAATGCCAGCTGAGCTTGTGGAAGACAAAGAGAGCGTCGATGTTGAGATGTCCGTTGCACCAGTCGCAGATACCGTGATACCTGTATTGGCAGCAGCTGCAGCAGCATTTGTCGATGCAGTTACTGTGATATTGCGTCCGTCCGCTGCGGAAAGAGCAACCGCGCCAGTTGTTGTGTTGAAGGTCGCAGTAACACCTGTTTGATTACTGATCGCGTTCACGGCAGCCGCGACTTGAGCACCACGTTGTGCACCAGAAGTGGAGGCGGACAACGCACCCAAGTTCACACCATTAATTGTAATGTCGCCAGAAGCAATCGCAGTTGCGGAAGTTGATGCTGTACCAGCGATGGTAGTAGCGCCTACTGTTGCTGTTACACCAGTGCTACCACTGATCGCATTGATTGCAGCAGCTTTCGCGATGCCGCTACCAGTCGCATTTGAGAACGAAACACCGTCCGAAGCGGATGCGCCAACTTGATAACCGTTGATTGACAAGTCACCTGCGGACAAGGCTGTTGTTGTTACCGCGCCTGCGCCGGCAACTGTTGTTGCGTAAGAAGAACCTGCGCCCACACCCAAAGCAGAGGACTTAGCACTCGCGATCGAGGAAATTGTGATTTGATCGTTTGAAGTGCTGTTTGCACCGACTTGGAAGGTTTGTGCTGAGAAGGAGCCATCGAGCAAGTTCACACCGTTGAAGTTAGTGCTGCTGGCAACACGGTTGATCTCAGCGATAATTTGGCTTGCTTCGTTGTTCAACGCCGCACGATCAGAAGCACTGTTACTGCCGTTTGCAGATTGTACTGCGAGGTCACGAATACGTTGCAAGTTTGCACCGATTTGGCCCAACGCACCTTCAGCTGTTTGAGCGAGGGAGATACCGTCATTGGCATTACGAGCAGCTTGATTTAAACCGCCGATTTGAGAAGTCAGACGTTCAGAGATCGCTAAACCAGCGGCGTCGTCTTTTGCGCTGTTGATGCGCAAGCCCGAAGACAAGCGCTGTAAAGATGTATTTAAGGCGCTTTGTGATGTGCTCAAATTGCGTTGGGCATTCAAAGACGCGATATTGGTATTGATGATAGACATGATCATTCTCCTAAGTAGTTAACCAACTCGACGATTTCATCGGATTACATTCTGTCTTGTTGACCATTGCACCGTCGTTGAGTCAGGTAACGGAGGGCATTTAAAAAAATTGAGGAAATTGCTGTAAATAAATATCGATTTTTGTGCTCAAGTTTTTTGCCTAAGGTCGCTTGACGACATGTTTTTGAAATACTTAAGGGTTAATTTGAAGATCTTTTGGGGCTCTTTTCGACTAATCTGGAGCTTCCTTTATTTGTAAAATGTTACAAAAATCAGTTGAGGAAAGTTAGTTTGTGTCTTTTTTGCATGAACATTTCTGGTTAACGCTGTTGTTCTTGTCGGGAAACAGTTGAACTGGTAAAAGTAAGGAATCGCCCACAATGAGGATGCAATGAGTAAATCGAACGCTAATCCAAGTGAAGTTTTGCGAGCCGCCCAGGCTTCTCTCAAGTTCGGGCATCACCAAGAAGCGATTCAGTTGATCCAAGGGCTTCTTGAAAAGTTTCCTCTTCATCTCGCATCGCATAAATTTCTCGCAAAAATTTTTGTCGATTCCGGTCAATCGGTCGACGCGGTGGCTCATTTGCAAGTAATTTTAGGGCTCCCTAAATATGAGCAGGCCGACGTCGCAGCTTATTACGCATGTCTAAACCAGATGATTGCAGGGCGAAGATTCTCGGATTTAGAGCACGCATCCAGTTGGTTGTCGAATCGTCGTCCCAATGATGGGATTGCGTGGGACTTTCTCGCAATCGCAGGACTTGAACAATATAAATATCCGCTTGCGCTAGAGGCAGCGTCAAAAGCAATCAAGATTCTTCCTGAAAACCCCCATGTGTTGAACAACCTTGGGTGTGCGTTGACTTCACTCGAGCGATGTGCGGAGGCGATTGAGGTCTTGACCAAAGCAAGGCGAATCGCGCCAGAAATGGCAAACGTTCACAATAATTTAGGCAATGCATATCGCTTTATTGGACGGTATGAAGAAGCTTTGGATTGTTTTGAGCGGGCCCGTCAACTGGCGCCAAATGCACCCTATATATATAACAATTTGGGTTTGACCTATCGCTCCCTCGATCGGTGCGATTCGGCGATTGAGGTTTATCACCAAGCACTCAATTTGCAGCCTGATTTGTTTCAAGTTTATCCAAATCTGGTTGAAGCTTACCGGCATTCAGGTAAGGTAAGAAAAGCTATTGAGGTCGGGCAAACGGCGCTTGAGCTCACCCAAGATCTGCCGGAACTGTGGTCCGCCTATGCGGATGCTTTGCGCGATGGCGGCTATTTGGATGAAGCGATTGAGGCGAATATTCGCGCCATTTCGTTCAAGACCGATGACGAGTCAAGTTTTAATCGCAAGGTGTATACCAACATTTTGTTTTGCTTGAACTACCATCCAGATCTCGATGCACAGGTGATTTATAACGCCTATAAGGAATTTGATACGCGTTTTGCGCAAAGCTTGATGCAAAAATTCAAAGCCTTTACGCACGAGAAACGTGTCGATAAGCGCCTTAAAGTTGGCTATGTCTGTCAGTCTTTTTACAATCAGGTTTGTAAGTACTTTTTGATTCCACTGTTAGAGAAACATGATCGCTCACAATTTGAAATCTTCGCGTATGCGCAGATTCCGTTTGAGGACGAGACGACTCAACATTACAAAAAGATCGTCGATCACTGGATTCCCATCAGAAGCATGACGGATGATGAGGTTGCCGAACGAATTCGTCAGGATGGAATTGATATTTTGATTGATGTATCTGGGCATACGAATTCCAATCGACTACTCGTGTTCGGCCAAAAGCCAGCGCCAGTGTCTTTACATTGGTTGGAATATGGATACACGACGGGCCTGAGTGCGATCGATTATTTTATGACGGATGCTCCTAGTGTCGAAGGCGACTGCGATCATTTATTTTCAGAAAAATTGTGGCGCTTGGATGGACCCGCTTATGTGTATCGCCCCGATTTGCGTTTGGCCGACTTGAACGAGTCACCTGCTGCTCAGTCTGGTATTGTGACTTTTGGCAGTCTCTCGCGCATTGTCCGTATTAATCATCGAGTGGTCCGCATTTGGGCGGCAATTCTAGATGCGATGCCCAACTCACGCTTGGTGATTAATAGTGGTGATTTTAAAGATCCTATTGTTCAAGAGGACATGGCAAATCGCTTTATGCAATATGGCATTGCACGTGAGCGCCTTGATATTGGATTCTCAAGCCCATCTTGGGAAGTATTACGCAAAATCGATATTGGTCTGGATTGTTTTCCACATAATTCAGGTACGACTCTTCTCGAAACCCTTTTTATGGGTATCCCTTTTGTGACTTTGCAGGAGAGACCATCCGTTGGCCGTATTGGCTCAAGCGTATTAGTTGGTGCGGGGCATCCCGAATGGATTGCGCGTACCGAAGAGGAGTATGCGCAGAAAGCACTCATCCTAGCGCATGATATCGGGGGACTTGCCAACATGCGTCGGACGATGCGACAAGAGATGCAAAAGTCACCCCTGATGGATGAAGAAGCGTTTGCCAGATCTGTTGAGAAAGCGTTCAGAGGAATGTGGACGCATTATTGCGAAAAGGAATAAAGATGAAGGCTGTCATTTTAGCGGGGGGCTTGGGCACGCGCATCTCTGAAGAGACGCATCTGAAACCAAAACCGATGATCGAGATAGGGGGAAATCCTATTCTATGGCACATCATGAAATCTTATTCCTCTTATGGCGTGAACGAATTCATCATCTGCTGTGGCTATAAGGGGTATCTCATTAAGGAGTATTTCGCCAACTATTTCTTGCACATGTCCGATGTGACGTTCGATCTCAATAATAATAGTATGGAAGTGCACGAACATCATGCTGAGCCGTGGAAAGTCACCTTGGTCGATACGGGCTCGGAAACCATGACTGGCGGACGACTAAAAAGAGTCGCCTCTTACCTCAAGGGGGAAGAAGCCTTTTGTTTTACCTATGGCGATGGTTTGTCGGATGTCGATATCGGTGCCGAAATCGAATTCCATCGGCAGCATAAAAAACTCGCGACGGTTACTGCTGTGCTACCGCCAGGCCGGTATGGAGCATTACAAAGAAATGGCGATGTTGTCGAAGGATTTATTGAAAAACCACGCGGCGATGGTGGATGGATTAATGGTGGATTTTTTGTATTGTCCCCCAAGGTGATTGATTTTATCGAGGGGGATGCTACGAGTTGGGAGGCTGAGCCGCTCACAATGCTGGCTCAGCAAGGCGAGCTCCAAGCGTTTGAACATTCTGGTTTCTGGCAACCTATGGATACGCTGCGTGAAAAAAATCTATTGGAAGATTTGTGGCAATCGGGGAGCGCGCCGTGGAAACGATGGTGACTTCTCAAACCAAACGACGTTTGCCGAACCCGCAATTCTGGCGTGGGCGTAAGGTGGCATTGACTGGCCATACTGGGTTTAAAGGAGCATGGTTGTCCTTGGTGCTTGAGATGTTGGGGGCGAAGGTGAGCGGAGTTGCCTTAGCGCCGATGGGCGAACGTAATCTATTTGATGCGGCCCGCATTGATCAAAGAGTCAATGGACAGTTTTCTGATATTCGTGATTATCCTCAATTGAAGAACTGGCTACAAAGCACTGAAGCAGAGGTTGTCTTGCATTTGGCCGCCCAAGCTTTGGTACGCGAGAGTTACGCAGATCCGATCAAGACGATGACTACGAACTTTAATGGTACGCTGAATGTATTGGAAGCCTTACGCGAGGTGCCTGGTTGTAGATCGGTGGTCGTCGTAACTACAGATAAGGTTTACCGTAACCTTGAAAATGCGCAGGCATTCGTTGAAGACGATCCGCTGGGTGGTCATGACCCTTATAGCGCAAGTAAAGCCGCATGTGAGATTTTGGTGGAAAGTTATGCGAAATCTTTTCTGACGGATCTTGGAATAGCATCAGCGCGCGCGGGAAATGTGATTGGCGGTGGAGATTGGGCTGCGGATCGCTTAATACCCGATGCGGTGCGAGCGTGGCATTCGAACCAACCTCTTTCCATTCGACGACCCGAAGCGGTGCGTCCATGGCAACACGTGCTTGAACCTATTTGTGCTTATTTAGTACTGGCGGAACATTTGTATTCATGTACTCCCACTTTTTCTACATTTAACTTTGGACCATCGTCGGAAAGTCATGTCTCAGTACGCACTGTCATTGACCAAGCCAGTACATTTTGGCAAGGTAGTTCGGTTGCTTATGCGTCGGAACTTCAAGGCCCTCATGAGGCAGGGGTGCTGCACCTTGATTGTGGCAAGGCTAAACGAGAACTTGAGTTGACGCCGCTGTGGGAGATCTCGAAATCGATTGAAAAAACCATGTGTTGGTATCGTGACTTTTATCATGGAGACGACGCATTCAATTTGTGTATGAGAGATATTGAAAGCTACTTGTGCTGAATGCGGTCGCTATGAAAATTCGTGGAAATCCTAGAAGTCGTAAAAGTCGTAGAAATAGTAAATAAAGTTTGTGAGAATCCTAGAAAAATGACAGTTGCTCAAGCCTCTTTGTTTTGCACTCCAACTCCGATTGCAGGTGTGATGGTCGTGAAACGCATTCAACGTGGAGATCAACGAGGGATGTTTGAGCGTATGTATGACAAAGATTTGCTGGCCTCATTCGGATGGACTAGCGACGTGGTTCAGGTTAACCATAGTGTCACCCGAGGAAAGGGGACTGTACGCGGTATGCATTTTCAGCGAGCACCTTTTAGCGAATACAAATTAGTCAGTTGCTTAGTTGGTGAAGTATGGGATGTGGCGCTCGACTTGCGTCGAGGATCACCGTCTTTTTTACAGCATTTCGCAGTGAAATTATCGCCACATGAGGCCAATGCTTTGCTGATACCACCCGGTTGCGCTCATGGTTTTCAAACACTGACGGAACAAGTCGACATGCTTTATTGCCACAATCAGCCTTATATGAAATCTCATGAGGATGGAATTAATGCCAGTGACCCTCGCTTAAATTTAGTTTGGCCACTTGAGATCACTCAACGTTCAGAGCGTGATCTTGAGTTCGCTTATCTGACGCCATCATTTGAAGGAGTATGACGTGAAATGCCGCCATTGCGCTAATGAGCTTCATGCTTCATGCCTCGATCTGGGAACTGCGCCACCATCGAATTCGTATTTGTCGTTGGAACAGCTATCAGAACCTGAGCTTTATTTCCCACTAAGATTGCTATTTTGCGATCAGTGTTATTTGGTACAGACTGAGGACTTTACTCGACGAGAACTTTTGTTTTCTGAGGATTATGCTTATTTCAGTTCATATTCGAGCTCTTGGTTAGAGCATGCTAGAAAATATGTCAGTGCGGTATGTGAACGTTTCGCGCTAGATCAAGAAAGTCTCGTGGTCGAAGTAGCGGCGAATGACGGTTATCTTCTTCAATATGTTCAGCAACGGAATATCCCGTGTTTAGGAATCGAACCCACAGAAAGTACAGCACAGGCGGCGCGTGCAAAAGGGATACGTGTTGAATCAGTCTTCTTTGGAGTTGCGAGTGCTCGTGAACTTGCAGGGCGGGGGCTACAAGCTGATTTAATGGTTGCAAACAACGTGTTGGCTCATGTCCCTGATATTAATGATTTTGTTGCTGGCTTCGCTGTCTTACTGAAGGAGAATGGCGTCGTCACTTTTGAGTTTCCCCATTTGTTAAATTTGGTTCGTTTCAATCAGTTTGATACGGTTTATCACGAGCACTTTTCTTACCTATCCCTCAGTGCTGTTCAAAATATTTTCAGTGCAAATGGATTGAATGTATTTGACGTTGAAGAGCTATCAACCCATGGCGGTAGCCTTCGTGTGTACGCGCAAAAATCATATGTGCAGCCGTTGGCAGATTCCGTCGAAAGAGTATTGGAACTCGAACGCAGTGCTGGCATCCATACAGCGCATTTTTACCAAGATTTTCAAGCTGCCGCTGAGGGAGTAAAGAATGCACTCATCAGATATTTAATCGACTGTAAATCTCAAGGCCTGAAAGTCGCTGCTTATGGCGCGGCAGCGAAGGGGAATACATTGCTGAACTTTGCGGGTATTCGTCACGATCTTCTTTCTTTTGTGGTCGATAAGAATCCGCAAAAACAAACTCGATTTTTGCCTGGGAGCCGAATTCGTATTGAGAAACCTGAGGCGATTGAGATGGAGCGACCAGATCGCGTTCTGATTTTGCCATGGAATCTTGAGAATGAGATCTGTGATGAGATGGCGTTCATTCGGAGTTGGGGCGCGAAGTTTGTCTTGGCCGTGCCTCATTTACGGGAAATTTGAGGTGGATGAATGATCGAAATTCATGCAACAGCGAAGGTCTCGTCGCTCGCAGATATTGAGGACTCCGTGAGGGGGACCACTATTCAAATCAGCGCAAAAGTGGTGATAGACAGCTTCGTGAAGGTTAAACCCGCAGGCGGCATCGGGGATTTGAAGATCGGCGCGCGAAGTGTGATTAATTCAGGCTGTGTACTGTACACCGGCAACGGTATTACCATCGGCGAGGATGTTGCGATTGCAGCTAATTGCACATTTGCGCCGGTGAATCATGCTTTCAAAGACAAACATATACCGATTAATCAGCAAGGTTTTTTACCAAGTAAGGGGGGAATCTTGATTGAGGATGACGTGTGGATCGGGGCAAACTGCGTCATTTTAGATGGTGCAATTTTACGACGAGGGTGTGTCATCGGAGCGGGCGCAGTCGTGCGGGGGGAAGTCGAAGCATACTCTATCAACGTCGGCAACCCATTAAAGCTGATTGGACGGCGCGAATGAATAAGCGTCAGCTTGGAACCATTGTCGGTGCAACTGGGTATGTTGGAAAGCATCTCGCAAATGCACTGCATCGTACTGGTTGGGATTTGTATTTGCCTACACGAGGTGATCCAGCATTGTTTAGCCAAGATCTTGGTGTCGTATTTTATTGCGCTGGATTGACGGCAAATTTTAGGAATCATCCTTTTGAGACAGTCGATGCGCATGTGTCGCATTTGGCAGAGATTCTCAAGAGAGCGCGCTTCAAAAGCTTGATTTATCTATCGAGTACGCGAGTTTATCAAGGCAGTGAAAGAACAACGGAGAGCAACGCCTTAATTGTGTGTCCAAATGTGTCTGGGGATTTGTATAACCTTTCAAAATTGTTGGGCGAGAGTTTATGCCTGAATTCCGGACGAGATGCGAGAATCGCACGCCTATCGAATGTGTATGGCCATGAAATGTCATCTCGAAATTTTTTAGGAGAACTGATCGCAGAAGCGAAACAAACCGGGCAGGTTCGCTTCAGGAGTTCACCTTCTTCGAGCAAAGATTTTGTGCACATTGATGATGTGGTTCGCGCTTTGCCTGAACTCGCGACGAACCCAGAACTAGTTGGCATTACGAATTTGGCGAGCGGCATCAATATAAGTAATCGCGAGCTTGCAGTAGCCTTCGAAAAATTCGGTGTCCGTTGTAGTTTTGAGCCGCAAGGCGAAGAAATTGTTTTTCCTATTATAGATACGAGTAAGATTAAAAGAGTTTTGAAAACAAGTAGCTCTGATTTGCTGAATGATCTCCCCATACTTTATCAACGAAACGGTGAATGCACATGAATCCAATTACACAGTTTGAGAATGAGCGCAATGAAAGAATTGAGCGCCTAGGTCAGGATCTTGCTTTTCAAAAGCAGTCGCTGGAGTGGTTGGAGCAGAGTATGCGTAAGCAGTATGTCTACAATTTTTCGTGGCTCGGCCGCCCGATTATCCAGAATCCGATTGATATGATCGCGATGCAGGAGATTATCTGGAATGTGCAACCCGATCTCATTATTGAAACGGGGATTGCTCATGGCGGTTCGATTTTATTCTCGTCTTCTCTTCTTGAGTTGAATGCAGCTTGTGGTGGTAATCCGGATGCGACTGTTATCGGTATTGATATTGATATTAGATCCCATAACCGTGAAGCGATCTTGCAGCATCCAATGTCGAAGCGTATCGTTTTACTTGAAGGCTCGAGCGTCTCCTCTGAAGTGGTAAGTAAAGTCCACGAATTGGCTCAAGGTAAAAAGAAGGTCTTGGTTTTCCTCGACTCGAATCACACCCACGAACATGTCTTAGCGGAGCTAAATGCCTACGCACCGTTGGTCAGCAAAGATAGTTATTGCGTGGTCTTCGACACTTTCGTAGAAGATGTGCCAGCTGATGTTTTTGATAATCGACCATGGAAGCCAGGTGATAATCCCAAGACTGCAGTACATGCATATCTGCGCGACCATCCTGAGTTTGAAATTGATAAGGCAATGCAGAATAAATTGCAGATCACAGTCGCTCCAGATGGCTTCTTGCGAAGAATTTCCTAGCAACTTGAATACTATTTCTCTGCTTTGGGTAGATCAAACTGCGGTGGTTGGCACTGATAATAACCAGTCGAACCTCGATGTTTAGTTGGCAATCACCACTTTATTTTTACCCGAAGTCTTCGCCTCATACATCGCTTTATCGGCTCGTTTTAAAACGGATTCCTGTGATTCGTGAGGCGCACGTAATGCGACGCCTGCGCTAAAAGTGATGAAGAGGCGTTGATCGTTGGCCGTGAAAAAATGGGTGGTCAATTCGCGCTGCACTCTGGTCATAGCCTTAGCGGCTTCATCAAGGCTCGTCTCTGGCATGACAATCAGGAATTCTTCACCTCCATAGCGGGCAATCACATCGATTGATCGTAGCGTTTGCTTGACGATACGAACCACGTGGATCAAGGCCTCATCGCCAGCGGCGTGTCCATGCGTATCGTTGAGTTTTTTGAAGTTATCCAGATCGAGCATGGCTGCGCACATTGGCGTTCCGCGGCGATCGGCACGATCCGCTTCACGTTCAAATACATCATCGAGACCACGTCGATTGAGACTGCCAGTGAGTTGATCTTCCCGTACCAGCTCACTCATTTGCGTCAATTTGTCTTCGAGTTCCTTAATCCGAATTTCCGCTTCTTTGACCTCTTTTTGCGCGGCCATCATGATGGCCTGTGAGCGGCTCGCTTCGGACTGTACTGTCTGGGTTTCGGATAAAACGGCTTGGAGAATTTTCTCGAGTTCTGTGACATCGCGTGTGCGACTAATTTGGTGTGAATAGCTGTCGATCTTGTGTTGGTAGTTTTCGGTGGTATGCGTCATGACATCGAGACGATCAATGAAGGCCGCCATCATATTCTTTACCGAAGTTTTTGATTCGGCGATGCTGTGTTTTAACGCACCTTGTTTGTAGATGACATCCTTCAGACTTCGAGTGGCCTCTTGTAAAGCGCGATGATCGATCGGGCCGGCGATGAGATTTTGCACAACTTCAATTTGTCCGCGCAGCCAGTTGTCGTCATCGAGAAGCTCGCGCACATTTTCTAATAGCAGTGAAAATAGTCTAAGCAAGAGTTCTTGTTGTTCAGCTGTATCACCGCTCTTGAGTTCGATCTGAAAGCAAAGATGTTTTA encodes the following:
- the fliD gene encoding flagellar filament capping protein FliD, which gives rise to MGIQSTGIGSNLDVNGLITKLMQVESQPLTTLAKKEASYQAKLTAYGTLTSALSSFQSSLPGLYNLASFQNLNASSSDSTILTATTTSSAIPGTYNINVTKLAQSQSISSAGQAATNTPIGSGAATTISIQFGTISGGTSSAGVYTGATFTQDANQALAEISIDSTNNTLQGIRDAINAAGKGVTASIVGDGSATVPYHLVLSSTKTGVTSSLKISVSGDASIASLLNYDPSGTQNLTEVTTGQNAALTANGIAVTSASNAVTGVIQGTTINLAKTGSSTLSLSNNIAGVQNSVNGFVKAYNDLQTSLKALTGYDAAAKKGSILQGDTGALGVQNQIRNVLNSAVNGLGGGLTTLSSIGISVQKDGTMALDSAKLSAALNNNFSEVAGLFATAGKTTDSLVSFAGSTSNTTQGSYAINVTTLATQGSLTGDLDLTAGTTTIAAGTKIKFTIDSTMASVSLTEGTYSASQLASMIQSAVNGNSTFSAAGLKISASINGSGFLKLSSDSYGSTSNVILANDTGTTISSLTGSVSSGTSGLNVAGTINGLTASGSGQTLSGAVGTVTEGLKLTVNGGTIGARGVINFSRGFASQLNDLLSSANGSTGALASSKDAINRNLKEIDKQKTILNNRLFDVEARYRAQFTALDKTISNLNTTSSFLTQQLSALTQSK
- a CDS encoding flagellar protein FlaG, with the protein product MNIQAIGGSSSASLVTQTSDRPAPQAVAATQNAAPAESFNPVSRSGEAQKNYTTEQINEAVKAINKTIQSTSQNLEFSVDGGEGSVVVKVVDQQTKEVLRQIPSEEALEIAKSLDKLQGLLIKQTA
- a CDS encoding flagellin N-terminal helical domain-containing protein, encoding MSIINTNIASLNAQRNLSTSQSALNTSLQRLSSGLRINSAKDDAAGLAISERLTSQIGGLNQAARNANDGISLAQTAEGALGQIGANLQRIRDLAVQSANGSNSASDRAALNNEASQIIAEINRVASSTNFNGVNLLDGSFSAQTFQVGANSTSNDQITISSIASAKSSALGVGAGSSYATTVAGAGAVTTTALSAGDLSINGYQVGASASDGVSFSNATGSGIAKAAAINAISGSTGVTATVGATTIAGTASTSATAIASGDITINGVNLGALSASTSGAQRGAQVAAAVNAISNQTGVTATFNTTTGAVALSAADGRNITVTASTNAAAAAANTGITVSATGATDISTSTLSLSSTSSAGITLANGTGTGLTAANLTGGYSSATVTVGAGVSSLNLSTAAGATAALTTIDAALQNINSSRASLGAYQNRFSSAVSNLQTNAENLTASRSRIRDADFAQETAALTRGQVLQQAGTAILAQANSLPQGVLALLRG
- a CDS encoding O-linked N-acetylglucosamine transferase, SPINDLY family protein; translated protein: MSKSNANPSEVLRAAQASLKFGHHQEAIQLIQGLLEKFPLHLASHKFLAKIFVDSGQSVDAVAHLQVILGLPKYEQADVAAYYACLNQMIAGRRFSDLEHASSWLSNRRPNDGIAWDFLAIAGLEQYKYPLALEAASKAIKILPENPHVLNNLGCALTSLERCAEAIEVLTKARRIAPEMANVHNNLGNAYRFIGRYEEALDCFERARQLAPNAPYIYNNLGLTYRSLDRCDSAIEVYHQALNLQPDLFQVYPNLVEAYRHSGKVRKAIEVGQTALELTQDLPELWSAYADALRDGGYLDEAIEANIRAISFKTDDESSFNRKVYTNILFCLNYHPDLDAQVIYNAYKEFDTRFAQSLMQKFKAFTHEKRVDKRLKVGYVCQSFYNQVCKYFLIPLLEKHDRSQFEIFAYAQIPFEDETTQHYKKIVDHWIPIRSMTDDEVAERIRQDGIDILIDVSGHTNSNRLLVFGQKPAPVSLHWLEYGYTTGLSAIDYFMTDAPSVEGDCDHLFSEKLWRLDGPAYVYRPDLRLADLNESPAAQSGIVTFGSLSRIVRINHRVVRIWAAILDAMPNSRLVINSGDFKDPIVQEDMANRFMQYGIARERLDIGFSSPSWEVLRKIDIGLDCFPHNSGTTLLETLFMGIPFVTLQERPSVGRIGSSVLVGAGHPEWIARTEEEYAQKALILAHDIGGLANMRRTMRQEMQKSPLMDEEAFARSVEKAFRGMWTHYCEKE
- the rfbF gene encoding glucose-1-phosphate cytidylyltransferase gives rise to the protein MKAVILAGGLGTRISEETHLKPKPMIEIGGNPILWHIMKSYSSYGVNEFIICCGYKGYLIKEYFANYFLHMSDVTFDLNNNSMEVHEHHAEPWKVTLVDTGSETMTGGRLKRVASYLKGEEAFCFTYGDGLSDVDIGAEIEFHRQHKKLATVTAVLPPGRYGALQRNGDVVEGFIEKPRGDGGWINGGFFVLSPKVIDFIEGDATSWEAEPLTMLAQQGELQAFEHSGFWQPMDTLREKNLLEDLWQSGSAPWKRW
- the rfbG gene encoding CDP-glucose 4,6-dehydratase; amino-acid sequence: MVTSQTKRRLPNPQFWRGRKVALTGHTGFKGAWLSLVLEMLGAKVSGVALAPMGERNLFDAARIDQRVNGQFSDIRDYPQLKNWLQSTEAEVVLHLAAQALVRESYADPIKTMTTNFNGTLNVLEALREVPGCRSVVVVTTDKVYRNLENAQAFVEDDPLGGHDPYSASKAACEILVESYAKSFLTDLGIASARAGNVIGGGDWAADRLIPDAVRAWHSNQPLSIRRPEAVRPWQHVLEPICAYLVLAEHLYSCTPTFSTFNFGPSSESHVSVRTVIDQASTFWQGSSVAYASELQGPHEAGVLHLDCGKAKRELELTPLWEISKSIEKTMCWYRDFYHGDDAFNLCMRDIESYLC